TAAATCCTCAATGTCCTTGCATGAAACGGAAAGGGAAAACAAGCGGCTGTAAGTATGGGTATCCAAAAAGTTTCTCAACTGAAACAACAAATAATTCTGACGGTTTTCCGATGTACAGAAGATGGGACACTGGTGAAGCCTTTCCCGTTCGTAAGGCTACTTTGGATAATAGATGGGTTATACCATATAACCCGTACCTCTCTTCCCTCTTTGACTGCCATATAAATGTGGAGGCATGCTCTTCTATTCAAGTAGTCAAATATTTGTACAAGTACGTCTACAAAGGCCATGATAGGGTAATGTTCAATGTTGTGCAGGACGGTGCAAATGCGGTTATTGATGAGATAGAGCAGTACCAATCAGGAAGGTGGGTTTCACAATGTGAATCTGCATGGAGGATATTTGCCTTTGATCTCTGTGACATGCATCCTTCTATGTTGCCAATTCAAGTGCATTTTCCTAACATGCAGACGATTCAGGTCAGGCCTCACGAACAGCTTGACGCGGTGATAGCAGACAAAAAACGGTCTCACACTCCTCTGACAGAATACTTTAGAACTAATGCTGCAGCTCCTGGTGGAACTGGCTACCGGTACGGGCAGTTCCCATAACACTTCAGGTGGGACGCTTCTACCAAAAAGTGGTTCAAGCGGAAAAACAAGGTGGTGCAGATTGGTAGACTGGCATTTGTGGCCTCGGCTGAAGGAGAGCGCTACTGCCTGAGGCTTTTGCTTATCCATGTGCCTGACCCCAAGTCTTTTGTATATCTCTTAGCAGTTGATGGGTATAGGTGCGCGATATTTCAAGAAGCGGCCCTTAAATTGAAGTTGCTTGAAGAAGATAGTGCAGTAGATCTTTGTCTAGCTGAAGCGTGTGAAGTACAGATGCCTGTTGCCTTGCGCCGCCTATTCTCAACTGTCCTGCTTTTTTGCCAGCCAAGGGACCCAGTTGCAATGTGGGATAAATACTATACTGCCCTTTCTGAAGATTTCAGGCACCAATTCCCACACTTAGAAGATAAAGTCAAGCACCTGACGGTTAGGTCAGTCGAACAGTCCTTAGAGGCGATGGGCCAATCGTTTGCAGCTTTTGGTTTGGATCACTTGATTGACTCTAAGGACGCCGAGTTCAGAAGAACAAAGGACATCATCGATGCACTTGATGCCACAATACCTCAAGAGCGCATTAACTGCCGCGATAAGCTAAACCCCGCTCAACAAGAAGCTTTTGATAGTATTATTCACCATGTCAAACAAAATAGGCCTGGTGCATTCTTCATAGACGGGCCTGGTGGTACAGGGAAGACCTTTTTATACAATGCACTATATGCAGAGGTCTGTATGATGAAGAAAATTGTCCTGCCAACTGCAACATCAGGAATTTTCGCGTCTAATATACCTTCTGGAAGGACTTCACACTCTCTCTTTAAAATCCCAATCGATTCAGAGGCTTCCCTGGCTTGCGATCAAGGTAGCCTTGCTACATTGATCAAAGAAGCCACTCTTATCATCTGGGATGAGGCTTCAatggaaaaaaaggaaaatgttgAGTCCCTGGATATGTTACTTCGAGACTTGTGCGATCCGAGTCTCATCTTCGGTGGTAAGCTCGTTGTCCTTGGTGGAGACTTCCGACAAGTGTTGCCAGTTGTGCCACGGAAAACACAGAGAGAAGTAGTAGTAGCTAGCTTAGTGAACTCTGCCCTTTGGCCACAACTTACTAAGTTCCGGCTCACTGAGAACATCCGGGCGAGAGAGGATCCACACTTTTCTTCATTCTTACTTTCCCTTGGGAATGGGGAGTTGCAGACCGTGGAAGATGGAGTCGTGTGCTTGCCTGATCAAGTACTGAAACCTTTTGAGGACGGTGAAGACCCGATCACAGATCTGACAATAGTTGTGTTCCATGAGCTCGATTTACATAGCTTCAGCTCAGATGTTTTTACAACAAGGGCTATACTAACCTCGTTCAATGAGGATGTTGATTCCATTAACACAACCCTAATAAAGAAATTCCCCGGACAGCATGTTGTTTACAGGATTTTGATACAATGTTGGATGATAACTGTAATATATATCCAACAGAGTTCATAAACACGCTCTGCCCAGGTGGAATGAGTCCGCATGAGCTTGTTTTGAAAGAGAACAGTCCGGTCATTTTGCTGCGTAATATCATGTCGTCTCCTGGGTTATGCAATGGTACAAGGTTGATATTCAAGCACTTCTTCCCCAACCTCATTGAATGCATCATCAAAACTGGTCATCACAAGGGAGAACATGTTTTCATACCATAGATTAAATTACGGCCCTCTGCTTCGTGAAAGTATCAATTCCAGTTCCAACGAAAGAAATTCCCTATAAAACTCAGCTTTGGAATGACTATCAATAAATCTCAAGGAAAAACACTGAGTCAAGTTGCTATCTATCTTCCTCGCCCTTGCTTTTCACAAGGCCAATTATACGTAGCTCTGTCACGTGCCAAACAAGCAAGCAAAGTCACAATTGTCTCAACAGGATGTCTACATCAGCACTAAGGATCGTGGGTGCGGAATGTCATTTCTTATTACGTGCTCAGAGGCATTATATAGCTAGCTGCCTGTACATGTAGGTGGCTTACTAGCTTCTACACCCCCACGTTGACACGTTAGGCTCACTCATATGTTTCTTACTGGAACTACATTTCCTTTCTAATGTTACTGCTAATCTCAACTTTCCTTTTTAATTGCAGTTGTTCGGATTGCTGGCCGTGTTGACTGCATATATCCGTCAAAGGCAGCAGGGTGGTGTTTCATTTTCGTTCCAGTTCGAGCTTTTGTATCTGTCATACATGCAACTAGAGCTCCTGCTACAAGGCTTGCCCCCTGATTACTCTTATACCATTTTTTGCATCATGTTCAGTTGCAATGGCAGTCCATCCCAGTCTAAGGTTGTTGGTTAGGGGATTTACAATCGCAGACTCTCCAACTATTAGATGTTGCTGCTTTATGTTGTTACTCTGCTATATTGTTTGTCAATCTCAGTTTTGTGAACCTTTGACTTAAGAAATTATCATTGATCTCTTGTATGATTCTCAGTAGATATATGGGATGAGGGTACACGGACTCCTCTTTGCAAGTGTGTCTTATATACATAGAAGAAGGCTTCGGTTTAAATGACTAGGATATCTCTTTCGTCACCTATTCGAATCTGGTTCCTGGCATATAACATTGTTTTGCACCCTCGAATTGGTTAACTAAATTATAACAAAGTATTTGGCGATTAACCTATTAAGTTATGTCCTATTAGATTTTGGTACAGGTGATTATTAGTCTTTTAATGGATAATCAACATAATGCCAATGTACTTATAGTTTCCTGGACTTTTGGTTTTAAGTTTACTATTACCTAAATATAAAGAAGCTTCTTTTACACTAGGTGATGATCAGAAATACAGTCTAAGATAAACCTGTTATGATTGCAAAAGTTGTTTAGAATAAAGATCCTAAAAGCCTAGGCATTGATCTTCAGAAATCAGGCTGCAAGTCCAATGAACTCTATCTTCAAATTGCACATGCTACATACACTAGCAGAAAAAGCAGAAGATTTCTTTAATATGTTATCTTCTTTGTTAACTGTTGGTTTACTAGAACATAACACTTTTGCAAGCTCAGATCCTTTGGTTAATACCTACTGGATTTCCCTTTTTTTTGGACAACAGTGACCATTTATTTACAAACGCACTTGCTCCTCTATATATACATGTGAATTGTATTGAAGGTCTATTACTAAGCTTCACTTCCACAACAGAAAGCTAACATAAATTCCTTGTTCTGTAAGATCCTGcttcattcttcttttatgtTCTGCTGTTTTAACAATTCTGCTATAATATGTGACTTATTTGTATATTCTTAGCATGTTTTCTAGCACATTTAATGCGCTTTGCATTTAAGCTCCACCAATATCTTTACTTCCACAACAAAAAAAACTAGCAGAAATTCTCTTGTTCTGTCAGGTTCTTCTTCATTCTTCATGTATGTTATGTTTTTTTGCTGTTTCTGCTATAAATTTGTGACTTATTTTTGCATTCTTATCATTCCAACATTCTGCTGCTTGAATTTAGTTAAAAAGGGTGTTAATCTGTCAGCATCTTTAATGCTCTGCTTATTTTATCCAAGCCAAAAGCTACTGCTTCCTTTTGGTATACATTATCTAGCCTTTACATCTTTCTTCTTTTTAAAATTCTGCTACTTGGAATTGGTTAAAAAGTGTTGTATCTGACTTTGTGCAGGTGTGAAAGATGAAATCTGAACGCGTGTACCTTGATGAACTTAATGCTAACAACAAGGGCTACAAAGTGAAGGTTAAAGTCATTGAAAAAGGCCGAGCTAAGGTGTCTCCGAAGAAGGGAATTATGTATCAGTCACTGCTTCTAGAGGATAAGAAGGTATCAGTGTTTTCATTTCATCCCCCTTCCCaaaatttcagttttggttTAGTCACCTGGTATTTGCAGCTGGTTTATTGTTTCGTTTGTGCTTAACTCAACTTGATTGATGATCAATGTTTAAATCAGTGAGGAAATGATGTAAATTTCCCTTCGATTTAGATAATAGGCTAACTTTGATGATTAGTAAGCAATATTTAAATTAGCCAGAAAATGATCGGAGTTTGATGTTTGATTACAAGAAAGTTAGCTGAATGAACACCCTAAGTTTCTGTTAGTTGAATGAACACCCTAGGTTTCTACAAATTTCTGAGATAGCTTCCATGTTTTGTAACCATGGTTTCTGAGATACTAAAACGTATACGAATGATTTCCCCTTTAAATCAGTGAGGAAATGATGTAAATTTCCCTTCGATTTTGATAGTAGGCGAATGTTTATGATTAGTAAGCACTATTCAAATTAGCTAAAAAATGATCGGAATTTGATGTTTACTTACTGGACAGTTAGCTGAATGAACACCCTAAGTTTCTGTTAGTTGAATGAACACCCTAAGTTTCTACAAATTTATGGGATAGCTTCCATGCTTTGTAGCCAGGGTTTCTGAGATACTAAAACTAATAGGTTTTGATTATTAAGCTTTTATATAGGGGTCGTTAGAAAATTTATTAGGAGATGGAAATGATTTCCCGAGGGGAAATACAGGGGGAATGATGATGATTATTTTACAAGTGTTACAGATCTTAGAGGTGCTTTTCtatttagtactccctccgtatttatttaagggatcggatatttcatgaaatgccctcgagtttttccataattcaccaaacgcccatcaagtttcaataattcataaaatacccctcacaattcgtacaaatacccaacatacccttactaataacggaccgttagtctgccgttagccaagttttcaattcacccaaatgcccctattctgaaacttatttcaccaaatgcccctattgtgaaacttttttcaccaaatgccccaaacttaaatatagctattttgatgtttcagcgactagtttttgtgtttgaaaggtaGTTGTTGGTCACGGTCGACTATAAaagcccctttgctgaatggttcttgtaagttagatgttattttgatttgctttgctaatttcataagatttttgtcatgagttttctttcaaaatcatcatccacacccaatgagtccacatatatattagagtacctaccaaattttgttattgtggtaggaaatttgtcattcgaagctctaatacaacactcaatccacaaaggttgtactacaagtgtgatccttgaaacaatctgagatggtgaaagggagtagttgagcaaaaaaacaaggggcaacaacacgaaggaaaatgcgggggaagcttagacgaatgagaaagtattgaaaacaggcgaaacagtaagatgcaagaagaattgaagcaaatgaagaagaagctaaaacaacaacaaaaagtagtcaaagttgtaatacaaatggggatattgatgtttgtaattttactgtttgtaatcatgaagtaaacacaagtaatgagaaacaaattcacatttcataaataattgatgttgCATAATCTGCACAAAATACCAAAGTGGGAAGCATTTATGTTTTTAGCTTCACTTACAAAACATCTTTGCACCAACtacatttaatgttattttctactcaacgaatatgtgcaagatcaaaacagatgtgcaaaaaactaccccaaaaagcattagcagctatccagaagagcttgtggaacaccacttcaacctccattcctaccacaataacaaaatttgttaggtaccctaatatatgtggaatgattgggtgtggaagatgattttgaaagaaaactcatgacacaaatcttatgaaattagcaaagtaaagtaaaataacatctaaaatacaagaaccattcagcaaaggggtttttatagccaaccatgaccaagaaccacttttgaaacacaaaaactagccgtctgaacatcagaatagctatatttaaatttggagaatttggtgaaataagtttcctaataggggcatttggtgaaataagtttcagaataggggcatttgggtgaattggaaacttggctaacggcggactaacggcccgttattagtaagggtatgttgggtatttgtacgaattgtgaggggtattttatgaattattgaaacttgatgggcgtttggtgaattatggcaaaattcgagggcatttcatgaaatttccgttaagggatacacttgccttttccggccgtatttatttaagagatacacttgccatttttagtaacttgtcaaccccaccatctaattaaataatctatctaatactccctccgtcccggaatacttgacttgttttccttatcgtgccgtcccttaatacttgacctgtttctaaaaatggaaatattctaacaatattatattatttctcactccaccccattaacccacctaccccctactccatacaaaaaataattaaaaattcaacccctactctcccccaaccccacctcttaacccacctcccactaactacattaaaataataccccactatcaactactacctattaaattaaataagtcaattcaagtcccttaaactctgtgccggtcaaaccgggttgagaattccgagacggagggagtatatcttATGTACCACCACcccattaaacaaataattttagaactacATCCCacccccactccctaaaatgtcatggtccccacttgttttacctaTTAAAATATCAACCCAAcctcacttgttttattactttatttcattcaatttttttttcttaatactcgtgcccggccaagtgtatctcttaaataaatacggagggagtaacatttaAAACTCACAAAATTTACTTCATTTAGGTTTAGTTGGCATATTATTAGTTCAAGTTACTTTGTCAAAGCGAAAAGTACTTCTGGAGGGAGGGagtacttgaaatattgtagGGTGTTGTCTTGTTACTAGAAAGCAAGCTTAATAAGTACGTTAATACACCAAAGAAGCTAAAATTATGACCATAAATGAACACCTGAGTGAGATGTTAACAGAACACCTATGTAGCATGGAGAAGCATCACAGAATTCCTACGAATTGCATAAACTTTGTTTTGAGATATTACTGGTGAGATGTTCTGGGCTTCTAAGACCAAGTATGACACCTCGCTGGTTTCAGTTTGTACTTAGGGTCCAATGAAAGCACCAGGTTGTTGTCTATCCTCATTGTGTGATGAAAAAAATGTCAATTTACTGGTTCTTTTGTAGGGTAGATGGCAAGCATGGGAGTCATTGTTAACTCTGAATTCATACTTGTACCTTGTATCTTAATTGTTAAGTGTTTTGAATCTAATATTCAAGGACTGTTCTCCTCAGGGTAACAAAATGTGAGGCGCGCTGTTTGGGGATCAAGTTGATGGGTACAAGGATGCGTTTGCATATAAGGGAGAGTATGAGATAGTTGATGCATTAGATGAAAGGTGGAAAATGAGTCCAGACGAGCTTGACTATCAAATGAGCTTCGGC
This Spinacia oleracea cultivar Varoflay chromosome 6, BTI_SOV_V1, whole genome shotgun sequence DNA region includes the following protein-coding sequences:
- the LOC110799387 gene encoding uncharacterized protein, whose amino-acid sequence is MSTSGQRQLDSQQNPVMSCSVHTAEELLSEEDIHLLLYISLVCSHLISYFVSTTGSDQMHLQFNCSNQSSPPDATAGNSKVDRHISCREYYAYKIQSRHNNMLLRAGRCFQQYIEDMYVKIENTRLNFFRKNQATIREDLYQGILDIVGSGENNAGNVGHRVVLPPSFLGGPRDMKRRYLNAMSLVQRYGKTDLFITMTFNVNWPEIKQDLVPGEEAQNQPDLVARIFRAKLLALKKHIMEKHVFAEINSPADFDKFVCAKVPPPSEPRLRKIILKHMMHGPCGPLNPQCPCMKRKGKTSGCKYGYPKSFSTETTNNSDGFPMYRRWDTGEAFPVRKATLDNRWVIPYNPYLSSLFDCHINVEACSSIQVVKYLYKYVYKGHDRVMFNVVQDGANAVIDEIEQYQSGRWVSQCESAWRIFAFDLCDMHPSMLPIQVHFPNMQTIQVRPHEQLDAVIADKKRWDASTKKWFKRKNKVVQIGRLAFVASAEGERYCLRLLLIHVPDPKSFVYLLAVDGYRCAIFQEAALKLKLLEEDSAVDLCLAEACEVQMPVALRRLFSTVLLFCQPRDPVAMWDKYYTALSEDFRHQFPHLEDKVKHLTVRSVEQSLEAMGQSFAAFGLDHLIDSKDAEFRRTKDIIDALDATIPQERINCRDKLNPAQQEAFDSIIHHVKQNRPGAFFIDGPGGTGKTFLYNALYAEVCMMKKIVLPTATSGIFASNIPSGRTSHSLFKIPIDSEASLACDQGSLATLIKEATLIIWDEASMEKKENVESLDMLLRDLCDPSLIFGGKLVVLGGDFRQVLPVVPRKTQREVVVASLVNSALWPQLTKFRLTENIRAREDPHFSSFLLSLGNGELQTVEDGVVCLPDQVLKPFEDGEDPITDLTIVVFHELDLHSFSSDVFTTRAILTSFNEDVDSINTTLIKKFPGQHVVYRILIQCWMITLFGLLAVLTAYIRQRQQGGVSFSFQFELLYLSYMQLELLLQGLPPDYSYTIFCIMFSCNGSPSQSKV